One Pyrus communis chromosome 13, drPyrComm1.1, whole genome shotgun sequence genomic window carries:
- the LOC137713901 gene encoding G-type lectin S-receptor-like serine/threonine-protein kinase At2g19130 yields the protein MDAKILLCYTLRFLLCCTFIACISTGSHTISPGQSLSGARTITSPSGTFELGFFTPGDSRNSYVGIWYTNDTTVVWVANREQPVSELKLSVLALVENGNLILSSPSDVAIWSTNSRSKVSNSSVAKLLDNGNFVITDAFDSSVVIWQSFDHLSDTWLPGAELGYNNRTKRKQVLTSWRTRQNPAPGPFSFDLDKLPFNLSHYPDDFYPFRKVTLESNGQLEYSAWDPDYKERSFFSYEPSDECAVQRSCGAFSICNNLSVLRCDCLEGFEPKVRENWGLYDFSDGCARKTPLHCSPGDLFWAIAVDEYPKNFKEIFDVSIEQCRLECLINCSCTAFSYNFSGSCRVYMWTGDLYNSHSLDSIGLHFRIVDSKNETTRKSTWIVIGVLAGLFSILSSTFLVMVFFRRRWSAGALATTEDSLVLYKHRDLRRATKNFSQKLGEGAFGSVFKGMLPHSTAIAVKELKSVNQGEKQFRAEVGTIGLIQHINLIRMRGFCANASKRFLVYDYMPNGSLQSLLLGNNPIMLDWKARYHIAVGTARGLAYLHDECRDCIIHCDVKPENILLDSEYSPKLADFGLAKLLGRHHSRVLTTMRGTVGYLAPEWFSGEAITPKADVFSYGMLLIEVISGRRNREGLDDGVENFRPIRLTNAVNKGQDLFALLDCRLEGQADGDELSRACKVACWCIQEDEKDRPTMKQVVQILEGVSDIGVPPVPQFLQRLIGGSSEGINNQETTSGSGSWSCSNVQSAFQAQVSNCATKSHEDQM from the exons ATGGATGCGAAAATTCTACTCTGCTATACGTTGAGATTTTTGTTATGCTGTACCTTCATTGCTTGTATTTCCACGGGTTCTCACACCATCTCTCCAGGTCAATCTCTCTCCGGGGCACGAACAATCACTTCTCCAAGTGGAACATTTGAGCTCGGTTTCTTCACACCAGGTGATTCTCGAAACAGTTACGTAGGCATTTGGTACACAAATGATACCACCGTAGTTTGGGTCGCAAACAGAGAACAACCTGTTTCTGAACTGAAACTTTCAGTATTAGCACTTGTCGAAAATGGAAACTTGATCTTAAGTAGCCCCTCCGACGTTGCAATATGGTCgactaattcaagatcaaaggTCTCTAATTCGAGTGTAGCAAAGCTTCTTGACAATGGGAACTTTGTCATAACAGATGCATTTGATTCATCTGTTGTTATATGGCAGAGTTTCGATCACCTGTCGGATACTTGGCTGCCGGGTGCTGAGCTTGGATACAATAACCGTACCAAGAGAAAACAAGTTCTTACATCCTGGAGAACCCGGCAAAATCCTGCACCTggtcctttttcttttgatctAGATAAATTACCTTTTAATTTATCTCACTATCCTGATGATTTCTATCCCTTTAGAAAAGTCACGCTTGAAAGCAATGGTCAGCTCGAGTATTCTGCCTGGGACCCAGACTATAAGGAACGGTCTTTTTTTTCCTATGAACCATCGGACGAGTGTGCGGTCCAAAGGTCGTGTGGTGCTTTTAGTATTTGCAACAACCTGAGCGTTCTTCGTTGTGATTGCCTCGAAGGATTTGAACCCAAAGTCAGGGAAAATTGGGGACTATACGACTTCTCAGATGGCTGTGCGAGGAAAACTCCTCTTCACTGCAGTCCTGGAGACCTATTTTGGGCGATAGCTGTTGATGAATATCCTAAGAACTTTAAGGAAATTTTCGATGTGAGCATTGAGCAATGTAGATTAGAATGCTTAATAAATTGCTCATGCACTGCCTTTTCGTATAATTTTTCGGGTAGTTGTCGGGTTTACATGTGGACAGGGGATCTATATAATAGTCATTCTCTAGACAGCATAGGATTGCATTTCCGGATTGTGGATTCTAAAAATGAGACGACGAGAAAG AGTACTTGGATTGTAATTGGAGTACTAGCAGGGTTATTTTCCATATTAAGTAGTACTTTCCTTGTCATGGTATTTTTTAGAAGGAGATGGTCAGCGGGAGCATTGGCGACTACCGAAGATTCTTTGGTGCTTTACAAGCATAGAGATTTAAGAAGAGCAACAAAGAACTTCTCCCAAAAGCTCGGGGAAGGAGCCTTTGGTTCTGTATTCAAGGGGATGTTGCCTCATTCAACAGCCATTGCAGTGAAAGAGCTGAAAAGTGTGAACCAGGGAGAGAAACAATTTCGTGCTGAAGTGGGAACTATCGGTTTAATACAACACATTAATCTTATTCGCATGCGGGGATTCTGCGCTAACGCTTCAAAGAGGTTTTTGGTTTATGACTACATGCCAAATGGTTCTCTACAATCTCTTCTACTTGGAAACAACCCGATAATGTTAGATTGGAAGGCTAGATATCACATTGCAGTAGGGACTGCCAGAGGATTGGCTTACCTCCATGACGAGTGCAGAGACTGCATAATACACTGCGATGTTAAGCCGGAGAACATCTTGTTGGATTCAGAATACAGTCCCAAATTGGCAGATTTTGGTCTTGCAAAACTCTTGGGGAGACACCACAGCCGGGTTTTGACAACCATGAGAGGAACTGTGGGTTATCTCGCACCAGAATGGTTTTCGGGTGAAGCCATCACACCAAAAGCCGATGTGTTTAGCTATGGCATGTTGCTGATTGAGGTCATATCAGGAAGGAGAAACAGAGAAGGGTTAGATGACGGAGTAGAAAACTTCCGTCCCATCCGTCTCACGAATGCAGTTAATAAAGGGCAAGATCTTTTCGCCTTGTTAGATTGCAGGTTGGAAGGCCAAGCCGACGGAGATGAACTAAGCAGAGCATGCAAAGTGGCTTGCTGGTGCATTCAAGAAGATGAGAAGGATAGGCCAACAATGAAGCAGGTGGTTCAAATTCTTGAGGGAGTTTCGGACATCGGTGTTCCACCAGTCCCCCAGTTCCTCCAGCGCCTTATCGGAGGTTCGTCAGAAGGCATTAACAACCAGGAGACCACATCCGGTTCGGGTTCATGGTCATGCTCCAATGTCCAAAGTGCATTTCAAGCCCAAGTCAGCAACTGTGCAACGAAAAGTCATGAGGATCAGATGTAG